The genomic interval CTTGCCTTAGCAATTTTTTGCGCAGATGAATCTATAGCGATTATTTTTGCCTTTGAAAGTTGTGATAAAAATATACTTTTAGTGCCACTCCCGCAACAAACATCAACTATAAAATCACTATCGTTAGCTTGAAGTAAAAGACAAACTAACTGAGAAGCTTCGTCTTGAACAAAAATATTTTTTTGGTCAATGCCAGTTATTGATGCAAGCTCTGGCGGCTTTTCAACATTTAAACCATACGGACTGTATTTGCATAGCGTAGCATTGTAGCCTTGACTATTTAGTTCTTGTAATACAAACTCAGGTGTTGACTTATGCTGATTTATCCTTAAAGTTAGATCTGGCGATATATTGCAAGCGTTTATAAGTTTAATTGCTTCTTCTTTTGAAAACCTTTCAAACCAGCGCTCAATTAACCATTCTGGAAATGAATACTCAATAGAAGCTTTAAGAAGCGCATCATCGGGCAATTTAATCGTATCTTTTTCTCTTAGATATTTGCGAAGTAACGCATTTACTAACTTGCCCGATGTTTCTGACACGCCTATTTTTGCGGCCTCAACACTCTCAAATATGGCGGCGTAAGGTGCAACTCGTTGCGATGCATAAATCAATTGAGACAAACCAACAAGAATAATGTTTTTAAGTAACTTAGGCGTTTTTTGCGGATTATTAAGCAGTTTGTTTGCAAACCAGTCAAGTGTATTTAAATGCCGAACCACACCCCAAACAAGAAAACGGACAAAACCTTTATCGGAA from Endomicrobiales bacterium carries:
- the rsmB gene encoding 16S rRNA (cytosine(967)-C(5))-methyltransferase RsmB, which gives rise to MHAIKLKQNSRLQAAQILTKFKPAKANLSALLSKELNSDRNISDKGFVRFLVWGVVRHLNTLDWFANKLLNNPQKTPKLLKNIILVGLSQLIYASQRVAPYAAIFESVEAAKIGVSETSGKLVNALLRKYLREKDTIKLPDDALLKASIEYSFPEWLIERWFERFSKEEAIKLINACNISPDLTLRINQHKSTPEFVLQELNSQGYNATLCKYSPYGLNVEKPPELASITGIDQKNIFVQDEASQLVCLLLQANDSDFIVDVCCGSGTKSIFLSQLSKAKIIAIDSSAQKIAKARETAKIVLANNIEFKIADALSVEIQNADKVLLDAPCSGLGTLRRKPDIKWNKTQDDIIVKFPKLQKELIESAAKMLKVGGQLLYVTCSTEPEENEAVVSHFLNKNKNFVVQNIGENKMFAQFVTKEGYFRSYPHIHNMDGFFAASLRRVL